One window of the Rhodococcus sovatensis genome contains the following:
- a CDS encoding amino acid adenylation domain-containing protein, with product MSYRDMDGRSSRLARVLVNAGVEVDGFVGVALPRSVESVMSVWAVAKSGGAFVPFDPGYPAERLERMVVDSGVRIGVTLSEFVPALPTSVKWIVLDAPVVEEQLAGVSCEPVTAVDRIGRLRPESAAYVVYTSGSTGVPKGVVVTQAGLADFAAEQRTRYGLSADSRTLHFASPSFDASVLELLLAVGASSTMVVAEASVFGGVELWKLLVSERVSHAFVTPAALASVDPEGLPDLRVVVVGGEAWSPELLARWAVERGDGRGVREFFNGYGPTETTIMSNISDALVPGAVVSIGAPIRGMSAAVLDDRLRPVVGGAKGELYVWGPGVARGYHNRRGLTAARFVANPLVDDGTRMYRTGDVVRRVPDSHDIEYVGRSDFQVKIRGFRIELGEIDAVVTSHPQVEFAVTVARTSQQGAAATVLVTYVLPVVGSDLDVSGIRGWVKERLPRHMVPAQVVALDELPLTPVGKLDRAALPEPSPIEREFRAPGCATEQVVAGVFEKVLKVEAVGLDDDFFELGGNSLIATQVAARLSAALGRTVSVRTLFESSSVESLAASVAMASEINLRPQLIKGERPDRVPLSLAQQRYWFLNQFDTSSIVDNIPIAVRLSGTLDVDALQAAVADVVDRHEVLRTSYPNEIEGPTQAVSPTALAVPDVTPVRVTPEDVPERVREAVTRQFDVTAAPPVFVRLYDVGDTSTGQGGDYVLVIVVHHISADGSSLPVLVRDVMIAYAAHAAGQTPQWSPLPVQYADFALWQRQVLGDESDPKSLLSTQIEYWQEQLGGVAPVIDLPTDRRRPERQSFVGAAVRSTLPGDVHRGLTTVAHEHGASLFMVVHTALAAFLSRVTGSGDIVVGTPIAGRGDEALDGLIGMFVNTLVLRTRMDPSHSFLDALADVREVDLAAFANSDVPFERVVEAINPPRSSAYSPLFQVGFSFQNIAHTDLELPDLAVRPVEFESNVAKSDLHFTITERADRGGDSAFGIELSYATDLFDETTAQSMLDRLVRVLGCVVDDAEVRIGDIDLMSAAEQRSMVHSADRTSYPVNESATLVSLYEARVSETPNDEAVVADGQRLTFRQFDARVNLVARYLIARGVGPESAVALSIPRGLDLLVTMYAVVKTGAAYVPIDSGNPADRNAYVVDTAQPVLVVTGPGDSGVWQSTAPTVAVDEMDLAGFSDEPIDDSERITPLRPDNTAYVIFTSGSTGRPKGVALSHRAIVNQVEWLRTTFETTSDDKVLVHTAATFDLSVWEYWGALLAGNTAVIAEPRQHADPAYLLEVIRAEGVTTIGLVPTMLNALLTYSSGVLPASIQRVYSIGEELPAGLAQWYRRGNTGKLVNLYGPTEAAVSVTHHEVNSADRSIVPVGSPAWNTGCLVLDDRMNLVPTGVGGNLYLTGVQLARGYTSRTALTAERFVADPFGRGGTRMYRTGDLARWNRDGELEYLGRSDEQVKVRGYRIELGEIESALRSHSDLTDVAVVAREDGSLGHRLVAYVVPSDGRTVDRAALQSFVSGELPSYMVPAAFVVLDRLPLNSSGKVDRRALPAPIFDAVQYREPSTETEALVVRVFTETLGAERVGVDDDFFDLGGNSMVAVRMVGTLGSALGRDVPLPWVFGSSTPAQLAARIERDPGGSEAGGPFDVLVTLREGSSEQALFCFHPITGTAWSFAGLAPYVDSDHAIYGLQSPALAGERMLPTSIEEWAELYVREIRAVRPTGPYHLLGWSMGGVLAHAVAVRLRELGHEVDTLAVMDAVIGSTEGRTTALPTMVDLVGELGGDDDRDLAELDVQGVAELAATLPPPFDALTRERIEIIVDGIGHSAQVLADYEPAEFDGDLLYFTAGLDDPSGESGVSTWKSAVNSERTVNYSIATSHWKLASPTALDRIGPILNKWILGGR from the coding sequence GTGTCGTACCGCGACATGGACGGTCGGTCGTCACGCTTGGCGCGTGTGTTGGTGAACGCCGGCGTCGAGGTCGACGGGTTCGTGGGTGTGGCGCTGCCGAGATCCGTGGAGTCCGTGATGTCGGTGTGGGCGGTGGCGAAGTCGGGGGGCGCGTTCGTTCCATTCGATCCGGGATATCCGGCCGAGAGGTTGGAACGGATGGTCGTGGACTCCGGTGTCCGGATCGGCGTCACTCTGAGCGAGTTCGTGCCGGCATTGCCGACGAGTGTGAAGTGGATCGTGTTGGACGCCCCGGTCGTCGAGGAACAGCTGGCCGGGGTCTCGTGTGAGCCGGTAACCGCGGTGGATCGGATCGGTCGCCTGCGGCCGGAGTCGGCTGCTTACGTTGTGTACACGTCCGGCTCGACAGGAGTTCCCAAAGGCGTGGTGGTGACGCAGGCAGGATTGGCCGATTTCGCGGCCGAGCAGCGCACACGCTACGGATTGTCGGCGGATTCTCGGACGCTGCACTTTGCCTCGCCGAGCTTCGATGCGTCCGTGTTGGAGTTGCTGTTGGCTGTGGGTGCGTCGTCGACGATGGTGGTGGCAGAGGCGTCGGTGTTCGGTGGGGTCGAGTTGTGGAAGTTGTTGGTGTCCGAGCGTGTATCGCATGCGTTCGTGACGCCCGCTGCGTTGGCATCGGTGGATCCGGAGGGTTTGCCGGACTTGCGAGTAGTGGTCGTGGGTGGCGAGGCGTGGTCGCCCGAGCTGCTGGCGCGGTGGGCAGTCGAACGGGGCGACGGTCGGGGTGTCCGTGAGTTCTTCAACGGCTACGGTCCGACCGAGACGACGATCATGTCCAATATCTCGGATGCGTTGGTGCCGGGCGCGGTGGTGTCGATCGGTGCTCCGATTCGCGGGATGTCTGCGGCGGTCCTCGACGATCGGTTGCGTCCGGTGGTCGGCGGCGCGAAAGGTGAACTGTATGTCTGGGGGCCTGGAGTGGCTCGTGGCTACCACAATCGCCGGGGGCTGACCGCTGCACGCTTCGTCGCCAATCCGCTGGTCGATGACGGCACCCGAATGTACCGAACAGGGGATGTCGTTCGTCGCGTGCCCGACTCGCACGACATCGAGTACGTGGGGCGTAGCGACTTCCAGGTCAAGATCCGCGGCTTCCGTATCGAACTCGGCGAGATCGATGCCGTCGTCACCTCCCATCCCCAGGTCGAGTTCGCGGTCACCGTCGCTCGCACGAGTCAGCAGGGTGCCGCCGCGACCGTGTTGGTGACCTACGTGCTGCCGGTGGTGGGATCGGACCTCGACGTGTCGGGGATTCGGGGGTGGGTGAAGGAACGGTTGCCCCGGCACATGGTGCCGGCGCAGGTGGTCGCGCTGGACGAACTGCCGTTGACGCCGGTAGGCAAGCTGGATCGAGCAGCGTTGCCCGAGCCCTCGCCGATCGAACGCGAGTTCCGCGCGCCCGGTTGCGCCACGGAACAGGTGGTTGCAGGAGTGTTCGAGAAGGTGCTGAAAGTCGAGGCAGTGGGCCTCGACGACGACTTCTTCGAACTGGGTGGCAATTCGTTGATCGCAACCCAAGTGGCGGCGCGTTTGAGTGCCGCGCTCGGACGAACGGTCTCGGTCCGAACCCTGTTCGAAAGTTCGTCCGTGGAGTCGCTCGCCGCATCCGTGGCGATGGCGTCCGAAATCAACCTGCGGCCACAGCTGATCAAGGGCGAACGTCCGGATCGAGTTCCGTTGTCGCTTGCGCAACAGCGCTATTGGTTTCTCAATCAATTCGACACGTCGTCGATCGTGGACAACATCCCGATTGCCGTGCGTCTGTCGGGCACACTCGACGTCGACGCGCTTCAAGCCGCCGTCGCCGATGTCGTGGACCGACACGAGGTGCTTCGAACCTCGTACCCGAACGAGATCGAGGGCCCCACGCAGGCAGTGTCACCCACTGCACTGGCAGTTCCCGATGTGACGCCGGTTCGAGTAACTCCGGAAGACGTCCCCGAGCGCGTGCGCGAGGCGGTGACCCGTCAGTTCGACGTCACCGCAGCTCCACCGGTGTTCGTTCGGCTCTACGATGTCGGTGATACGAGCACCGGTCAGGGTGGCGACTACGTTCTCGTCATCGTCGTGCATCACATCAGTGCCGATGGATCTTCTCTGCCCGTGCTCGTCCGCGATGTCATGATTGCCTACGCGGCGCATGCTGCCGGGCAAACCCCGCAGTGGTCGCCGTTGCCGGTGCAGTACGCAGACTTCGCCCTGTGGCAGCGTCAGGTGCTCGGTGACGAGTCCGATCCGAAGTCATTGCTCAGCACCCAAATCGAGTACTGGCAAGAGCAGTTGGGCGGGGTCGCCCCTGTGATCGACTTGCCGACCGACCGTCGGCGTCCCGAACGACAGTCGTTCGTCGGCGCAGCAGTGCGATCGACGCTCCCAGGCGATGTGCATCGTGGTTTGACGACTGTGGCGCACGAACACGGTGCCTCGCTGTTCATGGTGGTGCACACTGCCCTGGCTGCGTTCCTGAGTCGCGTGACCGGTTCCGGCGACATCGTCGTCGGCACCCCCATCGCGGGGCGCGGAGACGAAGCGCTGGATGGGCTCATCGGCATGTTCGTCAATACCCTCGTGCTCAGGACCAGGATGGACCCGTCGCACAGCTTCCTCGACGCGCTTGCCGACGTCCGCGAAGTGGATCTCGCCGCATTCGCGAACTCCGACGTTCCTTTCGAGCGGGTTGTCGAAGCGATAAATCCGCCGCGATCCTCGGCCTACAGTCCGCTGTTCCAGGTCGGCTTCTCGTTCCAGAACATCGCGCACACGGACCTGGAGCTCCCGGATCTGGCTGTCCGGCCCGTCGAGTTCGAATCGAACGTCGCCAAGTCCGATCTGCATTTCACCATCACCGAACGTGCCGACCGCGGCGGCGATTCCGCGTTCGGGATCGAGCTGTCCTACGCTACTGACCTTTTCGACGAGACGACGGCGCAGTCGATGCTCGATCGTTTGGTGCGGGTTCTCGGCTGCGTTGTCGACGATGCAGAGGTGCGCATCGGCGATATCGATCTGATGAGTGCTGCCGAGCAGCGATCGATGGTGCACTCCGCAGATCGGACATCGTATCCGGTCAACGAGTCCGCGACTCTCGTCTCACTGTACGAAGCACGGGTGTCCGAAACGCCGAACGACGAGGCCGTCGTCGCAGACGGACAGCGGCTGACGTTCCGACAGTTCGACGCTCGAGTCAATCTTGTTGCGCGCTACCTGATCGCACGTGGAGTCGGACCCGAATCCGCGGTGGCGCTGTCGATCCCGCGTGGGCTGGACCTATTGGTGACGATGTACGCGGTCGTCAAGACCGGTGCCGCGTATGTTCCCATCGACAGCGGTAATCCAGCGGACCGTAACGCATACGTGGTCGACACGGCCCAGCCCGTGCTGGTCGTCACCGGCCCCGGTGACTCCGGAGTCTGGCAGAGCACGGCGCCGACAGTGGCGGTGGACGAGATGGATCTTGCCGGATTCTCCGATGAACCAATCGACGATTCCGAGCGGATCACGCCACTGCGACCGGACAACACTGCCTACGTCATCTTCACCTCGGGCTCGACCGGCAGGCCCAAGGGTGTGGCGCTCTCACACCGCGCGATCGTCAACCAAGTGGAATGGTTGCGCACCACCTTCGAGACGACGAGCGACGACAAGGTCCTGGTACACACGGCAGCGACGTTCGATCTGTCCGTGTGGGAGTACTGGGGCGCGTTGCTCGCAGGCAACACAGCAGTGATCGCGGAACCACGCCAGCACGCCGATCCGGCGTACCTCCTCGAGGTGATCCGTGCCGAGGGCGTGACGACAATCGGTCTCGTGCCGACAATGCTGAACGCACTACTGACGTATTCGTCCGGCGTGCTCCCCGCGTCGATCCAGCGCGTGTACTCGATCGGTGAAGAGCTCCCGGCCGGACTCGCACAGTGGTACCGGCGCGGCAACACCGGCAAGCTCGTGAACCTGTACGGTCCAACCGAGGCGGCAGTGTCTGTGACCCACCACGAGGTGAACAGCGCAGACAGGTCGATCGTGCCAGTCGGGAGCCCAGCATGGAATACCGGATGTCTCGTACTGGACGACAGAATGAACCTCGTTCCGACGGGTGTCGGCGGCAATCTGTACCTCACCGGCGTTCAGCTCGCGCGTGGGTACACCTCACGTACGGCCTTGACGGCCGAGCGATTCGTCGCCGATCCATTCGGCCGCGGCGGTACACGCATGTACCGAACCGGTGACCTCGCACGGTGGAATCGCGACGGCGAACTCGAGTACCTCGGTCGATCGGACGAGCAAGTGAAGGTTCGCGGCTACCGCATCGAGTTGGGCGAGATCGAATCCGCTCTCCGCTCCCACAGCGACCTCACCGACGTCGCCGTGGTTGCGCGCGAGGACGGTTCGCTCGGCCATCGATTGGTGGCCTACGTAGTTCCATCCGACGGGCGGACGGTCGATCGAGCCGCACTGCAGTCGTTCGTATCCGGAGAACTGCCGTCGTACATGGTCCCCGCTGCGTTCGTCGTTTTGGACCGCCTTCCCTTGAATTCGAGCGGCAAGGTGGACCGTCGAGCTCTACCCGCCCCGATATTCGACGCGGTGCAGTACCGCGAGCCGAGCACGGAGACCGAGGCGCTGGTGGTTCGGGTGTTCACCGAGACTCTCGGCGCCGAACGAGTAGGTGTCGACGACGACTTCTTCGATCTCGGTGGCAACTCGATGGTTGCGGTCCGAATGGTGGGAACGCTGGGTTCGGCACTCGGTCGTGACGTGCCGCTACCGTGGGTGTTCGGTAGCTCGACGCCCGCACAGTTGGCCGCGCGAATCGAGCGCGATCCAGGGGGATCCGAGGCGGGTGGACCGTTCGATGTCCTGGTCACTCTCCGCGAGGGCAGCTCCGAACAGGCACTCTTCTGCTTCCACCCCATCACCGGCACGGCGTGGTCGTTCGCAGGCCTGGCGCCGTACGTCGACTCCGATCATGCGATCTACGGGCTGCAATCTCCCGCTCTGGCCGGCGAGCGAATGCTGCCGACATCGATCGAGGAGTGGGCCGAGCTGTACGTGCGTGAGATCCGCGCGGTTCGACCTACCGGGCCGTACCACTTGCTCGGTTGGTCGATGGGCGGAGTGCTGGCGCACGCCGTTGCCGTTCGGTTGCGCGAACTCGGGCACGAAGTCGACACTCTCGCCGTCATGGATGCGGTCATAGGATCGACGGAAGGCCGCACGACGGCACTGCCCACCATGGTCGATCTAGTGGGCGAGCTCGGCGGCGACGACGACCGTGACCTCGCCGAACTCGACGTGCAGGGCGTTGCCGAACTGGCTGCCACGTTGCCTCCACCGTTCGATGCGCTGACGCGGGAACGTATCGAGATCATCGTCGACGGGATCGGGCACAGCGCACAGGTGCTGGCCGACTACGAGCCCGCCGAATTCGATGGTGACCTGCTGTATTTCACCGCAGGCCTCGACGACCCGTCGGGTGAATCCGGAGTATCGACCTGGAAGTCTGCTGTGAATTCAGAGCGCACAGTCAACTATTCGATCGCGACGTCGCACTGGAAACTGGCCTCTCCCACGGCGTTGGACCGGATCGGACCGATACTGAACAAGTGGATCCTCGGCGGTCGCTGA